From the genome of Nitrosopumilus sp., one region includes:
- the hisG gene encoding ATP phosphoribosyltransferase, whose amino-acid sequence MSEVKFAIPKGSLEAATFKLLERSWTKVNRKDRTYRVYLDDPNIVVKMLRPQEIPTLVAEGLYDVGITGKDWVGETNSDVEPILDLEYGKIRLVIAFPEKYSYKNLDAMIADYGKKKKILRISSEYLTTASNFLKQCKSYKKYYGSKDPLIVTPWVRLGTNKNVQIHLSFGATEAKPPEDVDAIMDVTETGTTLKQNKLKIVDEVLTSTAHLIVNKKSLKDPKKREKIFDIVTLMKGAVHGRKFLHIYLNVEEKNLKKLLTQMPSLKKPTISPLSEQGWFGVNTVIKKEEFHKLIPNLRKIAQGLVVHEPRQILELEEIKRDEEN is encoded by the coding sequence ATGTCTGAGGTAAAATTTGCTATTCCTAAAGGAAGTCTGGAGGCGGCTACTTTCAAATTACTAGAAAGATCTTGGACTAAGGTAAATAGAAAAGATAGAACGTATAGGGTATATCTGGATGATCCAAACATCGTTGTCAAAATGCTTCGTCCTCAAGAAATTCCAACTCTGGTGGCAGAAGGATTGTATGATGTTGGTATTACCGGCAAGGATTGGGTTGGAGAGACAAATTCTGACGTTGAACCAATTTTAGATTTAGAGTATGGAAAGATCAGATTGGTGATCGCCTTTCCTGAAAAATACAGTTACAAGAATCTTGATGCTATGATTGCAGATTACGGTAAAAAGAAAAAAATATTACGGATTTCTTCAGAATATCTAACCACAGCTTCTAATTTTTTAAAACAGTGTAAATCCTACAAAAAATATTACGGTTCAAAAGATCCATTGATTGTAACTCCTTGGGTGCGATTGGGAACCAACAAGAATGTTCAGATTCATCTGTCATTTGGTGCAACTGAAGCAAAACCTCCTGAGGATGTAGATGCAATAATGGATGTTACGGAAACTGGCACAACTTTGAAACAAAACAAGCTGAAGATTGTGGATGAGGTTCTTACGTCTACTGCACACTTGATTGTAAATAAAAAGTCGTTAAAAGATCCAAAAAAGCGCGAAAAAATATTTGATATTGTAACTTTAATGAAAGGTGCAGTTCATGGCAGAAAGTTTTTACATATCTATCTTAATGTGGAAGAGAAAAATCTAAAGAAACTTTTAACTCAAATGCCTTCTCTCAAAAAACCTACTATAAGCCCACTAAGCGAACAAGGATGGTTTGGAGTAAATACAGTCATTAAAAAAGAGGAATTTCACAAACTTATTCCAAATTTGAGGAAAATTGCTCAAGGTCTTGTGGTTCATGAACCTCGTCAAATACTTGAGCTTGAGGAGATAAAGCGTGACGAAGAAAATTGA
- a CDS encoding threonine synthase — translation MTRTSLQCRECRKEYDTAFKYVCEECFGPLDVKYNFPTLTKNTFANREHTYWRYFELLPIENKSNIVSIGAGMTPLIKADNLGKKLGLNNLYIKNDSVNPTFSFKDRPAGVAISKAKELGLTSVGCASTGNLASATAAHAAKAGLPCHVFAPSNIEMAKIAQALSYGANYIAVDGTYDDANRIAAQIGDSKGIGIVNINMRSHYVEGSKTFSFEVAEQLDWQVPDHLIVPVGSGAMLNAICKGFEELQTVSLLNDVSNMHMIAAQPHGCAPIVDAFKKNSKEVIPVEHPYTVAKSLAIGDPGDGRYVLKRLAQYGGFAEECNNKEILDAILLLAQTEGIFTEPAGGVSISVLQKMVEQGKIDANDKVVCYVTGNGLKTTESIMEVLKKPTVMKADIAEISAVVN, via the coding sequence ATGACTAGAACCTCATTGCAGTGTAGAGAATGTAGAAAAGAATATGATACTGCTTTCAAGTATGTGTGTGAGGAGTGTTTTGGCCCTCTTGACGTAAAATACAACTTTCCCACACTTACAAAAAACACATTTGCAAATCGTGAACATACCTATTGGAGATATTTTGAATTATTGCCAATAGAGAACAAATCAAACATTGTCAGCATCGGTGCTGGAATGACTCCTCTCATCAAGGCTGACAACCTTGGAAAAAAATTAGGACTAAACAACCTTTACATTAAAAATGACTCTGTAAATCCCACATTCTCGTTCAAAGACAGGCCCGCAGGGGTTGCTATATCTAAGGCAAAGGAACTTGGATTGACTTCTGTCGGATGTGCATCCACTGGCAATCTGGCATCTGCAACTGCGGCACATGCAGCTAAGGCTGGATTACCCTGTCATGTATTTGCACCAAGTAACATAGAGATGGCAAAGATTGCTCAGGCATTGTCTTACGGTGCGAACTATATCGCAGTTGACGGAACGTATGACGATGCAAACAGAATTGCAGCCCAAATTGGTGACAGCAAAGGAATTGGCATAGTCAACATCAATATGCGTTCCCATTATGTGGAGGGATCTAAGACATTTTCATTTGAAGTTGCAGAGCAACTTGACTGGCAAGTTCCTGATCATCTGATAGTCCCTGTGGGAAGTGGTGCGATGCTTAATGCAATTTGTAAAGGATTTGAAGAACTACAAACAGTTTCATTGTTAAACGATGTATCTAACATGCATATGATTGCAGCACAACCACACGGATGTGCGCCAATTGTTGATGCGTTTAAGAAAAATAGTAAAGAAGTAATTCCCGTTGAACATCCTTACACTGTTGCCAAGAGCTTGGCAATAGGTGATCCTGGAGATGGCAGATACGTTTTGAAGCGATTGGCACAATACGGTGGATTTGCTGAGGAATGTAATAATAAAGAAATTTTGGATGCCATATTGCTATTGGCCCAGACTGAGGGAATATTTACAGAGCCTGCGGGAGGCGTATCTATCTCTGTTCTACAAAAGATGGTGGAACAAGGAAAGATTGATGCAAATGATAAGGTGGTATGTTATGTTACGGGAAATGGCCTCAAAACAACTGAATCTATTATGGAGGTTTTGAAAAAGCCTACAGTAATGAAAGCAGACATTGCAGAAATTTCGGCGGTAGTAAATTAG
- the hisA gene encoding 1-(5-phosphoribosyl)-5-[(5-phosphoribosylamino)methylideneamino]imidazole-4-carboxamide isomerase, translating to MKIIPAIDLMNGQVVRLYKGDPNQKTIYSDVPVDIASRWESAGADILHLVDLDATLGRGSNLDVIKKILDAVSIPVEVAGGLRDRSLVLEMAKLSERIVLGTLAFKDKSLLKSLLSDLGSKKIVISVDHNDGEIVTHGWQKNTGIELIPAMKEFLDMGFTEFLLTNVSRDGTLEGPDLEFLEQACLLSNANVIASGGISNANDVKDVKEKNPFGVILGKAMYENKISIEDAKKLS from the coding sequence ATGAAAATAATTCCCGCTATTGACTTAATGAACGGTCAGGTTGTTCGCTTGTACAAGGGAGATCCCAATCAAAAAACGATATACAGTGATGTTCCTGTGGATATCGCGAGTAGATGGGAATCTGCAGGTGCGGATATTCTTCATTTGGTTGATTTGGATGCTACTCTTGGAAGAGGCTCTAATTTGGATGTAATAAAAAAAATTCTTGATGCCGTGTCTATTCCGGTGGAAGTTGCAGGCGGACTAAGAGACAGATCACTTGTACTGGAAATGGCAAAACTATCAGAACGAATTGTTCTGGGAACTTTGGCTTTTAAGGACAAATCTCTGCTGAAATCTTTACTGTCTGATCTTGGGTCAAAAAAAATTGTAATATCTGTTGATCACAATGACGGTGAAATTGTCACTCACGGTTGGCAAAAAAATACCGGAATTGAATTGATCCCTGCCATGAAAGAATTTCTTGACATGGGATTCACAGAATTCCTATTGACAAATGTCAGTCGAGATGGAACCCTTGAGGGACCTGACTTGGAATTCTTGGAACAAGCATGTCTACTATCAAATGCAAATGTCATTGCAAGTGGAGGAATATCAAATGCAAATGATGTCAAAGACGTAAAAGAAAAAAACCCCTTCGGTGTAATTCTTGGAAAGGCAATGTATGAAAACAAAATTTCAATTGAGGATGCAAAAAAATTATCATGA
- the hisD gene encoding histidinol dehydrogenase translates to MRIIKVNNIQKFATQILPKQSQNNKTIVESIIKDVQKNGDAAIRKYEKKFTGANVSSLRMSKTEIKNAYSKVSKTELDALRLAKTRLEKTELRIKSSLKDFTVNNDGIKISKKFIPIENIGCYIPGGLARYPSSVIMSVVPAKIAGAKRIIVVSPPNSDGKIDPLTVVTSDICGADEIYKTGGVQSIAALSFGSKSISKVDKIVGPGGAFVTAAKSIVSVRTGIDMLAGPTELGIVADNSANPKFIALDLISQAEHSNDTFCYLITTSEKLAKSVNNIISELIPKINRSDFVKTSLKNNGFIGICKTSSDMIKLVNILAPEHLQIMTKNPDSLVEKITSPGLVLLGNNTPSSASDYLLGSNHILPTNGFGKIRGSLSVLDFIKISTQVSSSKASLSKISKYLEVMTKAEGLSNHYEAVRGRLE, encoded by the coding sequence ATGAGAATAATCAAAGTAAATAACATTCAAAAGTTTGCTACACAGATTCTTCCAAAACAGTCTCAAAATAATAAAACAATAGTTGAATCTATTATAAAAGATGTTCAAAAAAATGGAGATGCGGCAATCAGAAAATATGAAAAAAAGTTTACTGGCGCAAATGTCTCATCACTACGTATGTCTAAAACAGAAATCAAAAATGCATACTCAAAAGTTTCAAAAACCGAACTTGATGCACTACGTTTGGCAAAAACTAGACTTGAAAAAACCGAATTGAGAATTAAATCATCGCTGAAAGATTTTACCGTTAACAATGACGGAATAAAGATCTCTAAAAAGTTTATTCCAATTGAAAACATAGGTTGCTATATTCCTGGCGGACTGGCAAGATATCCAAGCTCCGTAATCATGTCTGTAGTTCCAGCAAAAATTGCAGGTGCAAAAAGAATCATTGTTGTATCTCCTCCAAATTCTGACGGAAAAATAGATCCGTTGACTGTTGTCACTTCCGATATCTGCGGTGCTGATGAGATTTACAAAACAGGAGGTGTACAGTCTATTGCTGCATTATCCTTTGGCAGCAAAAGTATTTCTAAAGTTGATAAAATTGTTGGTCCGGGAGGGGCATTTGTAACTGCTGCTAAGTCAATTGTAAGTGTTCGAACTGGAATTGACATGCTTGCAGGTCCTACTGAATTAGGAATTGTGGCCGATAATTCTGCCAATCCGAAATTTATCGCATTGGATTTAATTTCCCAAGCTGAACACAGTAACGATACCTTTTGCTATTTAATTACAACTTCTGAAAAACTTGCAAAATCCGTCAATAACATAATTTCTGAATTGATTCCAAAGATCAACAGAAGCGATTTTGTCAAAACTAGTCTAAAGAATAATGGATTTATTGGAATATGTAAAACTTCATCTGACATGATAAAACTTGTCAACATCCTAGCTCCTGAACACCTTCAAATAATGACCAAAAATCCTGATTCCCTTGTCGAAAAAATTACCTCTCCTGGACTAGTATTGTTGGGAAACAATACTCCTTCATCTGCCAGTGACTATCTTTTAGGATCAAATCATATTCTTCCAACCAATGGATTTGGAAAAATTAGAGGTTCACTGTCTGTTTTGGATTTTATCAAGATCAGCACTCAGGTTAGTTCCTCTAAAGCATCATTATCTAAAATTTCAAAATATCTTGAAGTCATGACAAAAGCTGAAGGTCTTTCTAATCATTATGAGGCAGTAAGGGGTAGATTGGAATGA
- the hisI gene encoding phosphoribosyl-AMP cyclohydrolase, whose translation MNKSVLDIDFEKGEGLIPVIVQDANTKDVLTLAYSNKESLELAKKTGNSWFWSRSRNKLWMKGEESGNTQKIKEILVDCDSDAIIYLVEPSGPACHTGEKVCFHNSLN comes from the coding sequence ATGAACAAATCGGTGTTGGATATAGATTTTGAAAAAGGCGAGGGATTAATTCCTGTAATTGTTCAAGATGCAAATACGAAAGATGTTTTGACATTGGCGTATTCAAACAAAGAATCGCTGGAACTTGCAAAAAAGACTGGTAATTCTTGGTTCTGGAGTCGTTCTAGAAACAAGCTTTGGATGAAGGGCGAGGAGTCTGGCAACACCCAAAAGATTAAAGAAATTCTGGTCGACTGTGACTCTGATGCAATAATTTATCTTGTAGAACCGTCTGGTCCCGCATGCCATACGGGAGAAAAGGTTTGTTTTCACAATAGTCTGAATTAA
- the hisF gene encoding imidazole glycerol phosphate synthase subunit HisF codes for MTLTKRIIPCLDVKNGRVVKGLHFESIKDAGDPVELAKKYSDEGADELVFLDITASDEQRETIKDLVRKIASVIDIPFTVGGGVKSLEDARNILLNGADKVGINTGAVKTPEIIAELMRIFGRQCIVVAIDAKKNYSIKENVTVFSENGKKFWFEVFIYGGKKGTGTDAVLWAKKADKLGAGEILLTSIDKDGTKDGYDTLLTKSIVDFVSIPVIASGGCGKPDDMVDVFRETGVDAALAASIFHYDTHGVKGVKSYLKEKNIPVRL; via the coding sequence ATGACTCTGACAAAAAGAATCATTCCTTGTCTTGACGTAAAGAACGGTAGGGTTGTAAAAGGACTTCATTTTGAATCCATTAAGGATGCTGGAGATCCAGTGGAACTTGCAAAAAAATACAGTGACGAGGGGGCTGATGAGCTGGTCTTTTTGGATATTACCGCATCTGATGAACAAAGAGAAACAATCAAAGACTTGGTTAGAAAGATTGCATCTGTAATTGACATTCCGTTTACTGTTGGTGGTGGTGTCAAATCCCTGGAAGATGCAAGAAATATTTTACTAAATGGAGCTGACAAGGTGGGGATCAACACCGGTGCTGTAAAAACCCCTGAAATAATTGCCGAATTGATGAGGATATTTGGCAGGCAATGCATCGTAGTCGCAATTGATGCCAAAAAAAATTATTCCATTAAAGAAAATGTGACTGTTTTTTCAGAAAATGGCAAAAAATTCTGGTTTGAGGTTTTCATTTATGGTGGGAAAAAAGGAACCGGAACTGATGCTGTTTTGTGGGCAAAAAAAGCAGACAAACTAGGTGCTGGAGAAATTTTACTCACTAGTATTGACAAAGACGGTACAAAAGACGGCTATGACACTTTACTGACAAAATCAATTGTTGATTTTGTATCTATTCCAGTAATCGCATCCGGAGGATGTGGAAAGCCTGATGACATGGTAGACGTGTTCCGAGAAACCGGCGTTGATGCTGCGTTGGCAGCTTCTATTTTTCACTATGACACTCATGGAGTCAAAGGCGTCAAGTCATATCTTAAGGAAAAAAATATCCCTGTAAGATTATAA
- the hisB gene encoding imidazoleglycerol-phosphate dehydratase HisB → MASSRKASINRNTKETSVSVSVNLDGTGKTSIKTGINFLDHLITSFGKHGMMDLKVEAKSNDGIEHHLIEDAAITIGQTIDKALGSRSGITRFSYASVPMDESIAEASIDLVKRPYWKLVLLIKRNKIEDVSKEDLEHFFQSLLQNLNSCIHLTVKYGDNDHHKVEAAIKSLAVALRNASSMDKKQKGIPSTKGSM, encoded by the coding sequence ATGGCATCATCAAGAAAGGCATCAATCAATCGAAATACCAAGGAAACCAGTGTTTCGGTATCTGTAAATCTAGACGGCACTGGGAAAACGTCAATTAAAACTGGGATAAATTTTCTTGATCATCTGATCACATCTTTTGGTAAACATGGCATGATGGATCTTAAAGTTGAAGCAAAATCTAATGATGGAATCGAGCATCATCTGATTGAAGACGCTGCCATTACAATAGGGCAGACAATTGACAAGGCCTTGGGTTCTAGAAGTGGAATTACGCGATTTAGCTATGCTTCTGTTCCTATGGATGAGTCCATAGCTGAGGCCTCAATTGATCTAGTAAAACGACCTTATTGGAAATTGGTTTTGTTGATCAAGCGAAATAAGATTGAGGATGTCTCCAAAGAAGATCTTGAACATTTTTTTCAATCGTTACTGCAAAATTTGAACAGCTGTATTCATCTAACTGTAAAGTATGGGGACAATGATCATCATAAAGTTGAAGCAGCGATAAAGTCTCTTGCGGTGGCATTAAGAAATGCGTCTTCCATGGATAAAAAACAAAAAGGAATTCCTAGTACAAAAGGTTCAATGTAA
- a CDS encoding HAD family hydrolase, with protein MTLTKQFDGIYVHDSRIKEICEIDAIIFDCDGVLIDITKSYDLAIVKTTQYILKNFANINDAIDVDFKIIDGFKSTGGFNDEVDLTYAAIISLVAAKKLKKDQMSFIFDVIENADSNGIISVEKYVENLIDVSEIKKILSYPGTHVQNFLYQIFDQFFYGPELYQKLFKNTSKFSEPGLIEQDDVILNESLIKKLRKKVNSNIAMVTGRGNESVRYSLKEMLDKFDLKNSVFLEDESRDLAKPNPKSLLDSIKGMNSTSTLYVGDSMEDFIMAKKATELGHKTIFCGIVGTSKNSLEKLDLFEQNDAILVLDSIHLLPKVLNLE; from the coding sequence ATGACTCTAACAAAACAATTTGATGGAATCTACGTACATGATTCTAGAATTAAGGAAATATGTGAAATAGACGCCATAATTTTTGATTGTGATGGCGTTTTAATTGACATTACCAAATCATATGATCTGGCAATAGTTAAAACAACTCAATATATTTTGAAAAATTTTGCAAACATTAACGATGCAATAGATGTAGATTTTAAAATCATTGACGGATTCAAATCCACTGGCGGATTCAACGATGAAGTCGATTTGACATATGCCGCAATCATCTCTTTGGTTGCTGCAAAAAAATTAAAAAAAGATCAGATGTCGTTTATTTTTGATGTGATAGAAAATGCTGATTCCAACGGCATCATATCTGTGGAGAAATATGTTGAAAACTTGATTGATGTTTCTGAAATTAAAAAAATATTGTCTTATCCTGGAACTCATGTTCAAAACTTTCTGTATCAAATATTTGATCAATTTTTTTATGGACCTGAATTATATCAAAAATTATTTAAAAATACTTCAAAATTTTCTGAACCTGGATTAATTGAACAGGATGATGTGATACTAAATGAGTCACTAATCAAAAAATTACGAAAAAAAGTCAATTCAAATATTGCGATGGTAACTGGCAGGGGCAATGAATCTGTACGTTATTCATTAAAAGAAATGCTGGATAAATTTGATTTAAAGAACTCTGTATTTCTTGAAGACGAATCAAGAGATCTTGCAAAACCTAATCCAAAATCCTTACTGGATTCCATCAAAGGCATGAACAGTACCTCAACTCTGTATGTTGGTGATTCTATGGAGGATTTCATAATGGCAAAAAAGGCGACTGAATTGGGACACAAAACTATTTTTTGTGGAATTGTGGGCACCAGTAAAAATTCCCTGGAAAAATTAGATCTATTTGAGCAAAATGACGCTATCTTGGTATTGGATTCAATTCACCTGCTACCAAAGGTATTAAATTTAGAATAA
- a CDS encoding hydroxymethylglutaryl-CoA reductase, degradative encodes MPNSSISKFFEKSRKDRLEIVASFANLTDDDLDVLKSDNGGVSFDKADKMIENAIGTFALPLGIATNFKINGKDYVVPMVIEEPSVIAAASKGAKIARIKGGFEVFADESFSIGQIQILDVDVSSAIPHIKDHSNEILQLANSKSNTLSKMGKGAKEVSCKEIDVPSGKMLIVELLIDVGDAMGANVTNTMCEAVSPLIEKITGGRALLRILSNYSTRRLVKAKAVFEKNAVGGEQVVDNIISAFEFADNDVYRAVTHNKGIMNGTIAVANAVGQDSRAIEAAVNAYAAQSGIYRSLSKWSKDDDGNLIGILEIPLSVGIVGGIANVHSVAKACIKILGVSSAQELACVMTATGLAQNYSAIRALATEGIQKGHMRLHARNLASAAGATSDQIDEIVQKMIEEKKISVDRAKELLEQI; translated from the coding sequence ATGCCAAATTCATCAATTTCTAAATTTTTTGAAAAATCTAGAAAAGATAGATTAGAAATTGTTGCAAGCTTTGCAAATTTGACTGATGATGACCTGGATGTCTTGAAAAGTGATAACGGGGGAGTCTCATTTGACAAGGCAGATAAGATGATTGAAAATGCAATTGGTACGTTTGCACTTCCATTAGGAATTGCAACCAATTTTAAGATTAATGGAAAAGATTATGTCGTTCCAATGGTGATTGAAGAGCCTTCTGTAATTGCAGCTGCATCAAAAGGTGCAAAAATAGCACGAATTAAAGGCGGATTTGAAGTTTTTGCAGATGAATCTTTTAGCATCGGTCAAATACAAATATTGGATGTTGATGTTTCTTCTGCAATTCCACACATCAAAGATCATTCAAATGAAATTCTTCAGCTAGCAAATTCCAAAAGCAATACTCTGTCTAAAATGGGCAAGGGTGCAAAAGAAGTCTCTTGTAAGGAGATTGACGTTCCATCTGGAAAAATGCTTATTGTAGAACTGTTAATTGATGTTGGTGATGCCATGGGTGCCAATGTCACCAATACCATGTGTGAAGCTGTTTCTCCTCTAATTGAAAAGATTACTGGTGGCAGGGCCTTACTTCGAATATTGTCCAATTATTCTACTAGAAGACTAGTAAAAGCGAAAGCTGTATTTGAAAAAAATGCCGTTGGGGGGGAACAAGTAGTTGACAACATCATATCGGCATTTGAATTTGCTGACAATGATGTCTATCGAGCAGTCACTCACAATAAGGGTATCATGAATGGAACTATAGCTGTTGCGAACGCAGTTGGTCAGGATAGCAGAGCAATTGAGGCTGCGGTAAATGCATATGCTGCACAATCTGGCATATATCGCTCTCTTAGTAAATGGAGTAAAGATGATGATGGAAATTTGATTGGAATTTTGGAAATTCCTCTTTCGGTAGGTATAGTTGGTGGAATTGCAAATGTTCATTCTGTAGCTAAGGCATGCATCAAAATCCTTGGAGTTTCATCTGCACAAGAACTAGCATGCGTGATGACTGCTACTGGCTTGGCTCAAAATTATAGTGCCATACGAGCTCTTGCTACAGAAGGGATTCAAAAAGGACACATGCGCCTGCATGCAAGAAATCTGGCTTCAGCTGCGGGAGCCACTTCTGATCAAATAGATGAAATTGTTCAAAAAATGATTGAAGAAAAGAAAATTTCGGTTGACAGGGCTAAAGAACTACTTGAGCAAATTTAA
- the hisH gene encoding imidazole glycerol phosphate synthase subunit HisH: MVSVAIFDYGAGNIFSLKNSLEKVGATVDVITTFDDPNNYSGLLLPGVGNFDPAMKSIRDLSKTQFHDYVGDMPVLGICLGMEMFFEKSEEGKETGLNVIDGDVVILPPSMKVPHMGWNNLEIKKSGKILEGVKDGSWAYFVHSYRVNPNSNDVITAESDYDIKVPAVVEHGNFFGTQFHPEKSSSVGKIMLENFLKECKK; the protein is encoded by the coding sequence ATGGTCAGCGTTGCAATCTTTGATTACGGTGCTGGGAATATCTTCAGTTTGAAAAATTCTCTTGAAAAAGTTGGAGCCACGGTTGACGTAATAACCACCTTTGATGATCCAAACAACTATTCTGGATTGCTACTTCCCGGAGTTGGTAACTTTGATCCTGCAATGAAAAGCATAAGAGATCTTTCTAAAACTCAATTCCATGACTATGTGGGTGATATGCCTGTCCTCGGAATCTGTCTTGGCATGGAAATGTTTTTTGAGAAAAGTGAAGAGGGAAAAGAAACTGGACTCAATGTAATTGACGGTGATGTGGTAATTCTTCCTCCGTCTATGAAGGTGCCTCACATGGGATGGAATAATCTTGAAATTAAAAAGTCAGGTAAGATACTTGAGGGTGTTAAGGATGGCTCATGGGCATATTTTGTTCACTCTTACAGAGTCAATCCTAATTCAAATGACGTTATTACTGCGGAATCTGACTATGACATTAAAGTTCCTGCTGTGGTAGAACATGGGAATTTCTTTGGAACTCAATTCCATCCTGAAAAATCCAGTTCTGTTGGAAAAATTATGCTAGAAAACTTTCTCAAAGAGTGTAAAAAATGA
- the hisC gene encoding histidinol-phosphate transaminase yields MNEGWFEEKIEKISSIGGYQKPELIQDSVKLDSNENYVISKQFQNDIISSARKTSDIREYPLGGVERLIGMISEFLKMPSSMIGIGNGSDQILDLILSNFASEQTTILTSKPTFGFFEERCKLYGIPLIAIPFSNDMKLDIDDFLKQSKNADILYLDSPNNPTGFQFSKIELQNLIKSFNGLVIIDEAYGEFSEYSLTRMVKTCKNLIVVQTLSKSFGLAGLRLGYFVANTKFTDAFMNVIQYPYPVSTITVESGIQALEKSNVMKDAIDVIKIERKRIVETLQKYDTFEVFDSKANFVLFDAHGSYKRVYSALVEQGISIRKLGEIGDHKGCLRVTVGTKEMNSKFLLAIRDLLG; encoded by the coding sequence ATGAATGAAGGCTGGTTTGAAGAAAAAATAGAAAAGATTTCTTCTATTGGAGGCTATCAAAAACCTGAGCTTATTCAAGATTCTGTAAAGCTTGATTCAAATGAAAACTATGTAATTTCAAAACAATTCCAAAATGACATTATTTCTTCTGCAAGAAAAACTTCTGACATAAGAGAATATCCTCTTGGTGGAGTTGAGAGATTAATTGGCATGATATCTGAATTTCTTAAGATGCCTTCTTCTATGATCGGTATAGGTAATGGCTCTGATCAAATTTTAGATCTGATTCTTTCAAATTTTGCATCCGAACAAACCACGATTCTCACTTCCAAACCGACGTTTGGATTTTTTGAAGAACGCTGTAAACTCTATGGAATACCACTAATTGCAATTCCATTCTCCAATGACATGAAATTAGACATTGATGACTTTTTAAAACAATCTAAAAATGCTGATATTCTTTATCTTGACTCTCCAAATAATCCTACGGGATTCCAATTCTCAAAAATTGAATTACAAAATCTCATCAAATCATTTAATGGACTTGTGATTATTGATGAGGCTTATGGGGAATTCAGTGAATATTCACTCACACGCATGGTCAAAACCTGCAAAAATTTGATTGTCGTTCAAACTCTTTCAAAATCATTTGGCTTGGCAGGTCTAAGGCTGGGATATTTTGTCGCAAATACAAAATTCACTGATGCCTTTATGAATGTCATACAATATCCGTATCCTGTAAGCACAATCACCGTAGAATCTGGAATTCAAGCTTTGGAAAAATCAAATGTGATGAAAGATGCCATTGATGTGATTAAAATTGAGAGAAAAAGAATTGTTGAAACTTTACAGAAATATGATACTTTTGAAGTCTTTGATTCCAAGGCTAATTTTGTGCTCTTTGACGCCCACGGTTCCTACAAACGTGTCTATTCTGCACTTGTTGAACAAGGAATTTCAATTCGCAAGCTAGGTGAAATTGGAGATCATAAAGGATGTTTAAGGGTGACTGTCGGAACCAAAGAAATGAACTCCAAATTTCTATTGGCTATTCGTGATTTGTTAGGATGA